One genomic region from Flavobacteriales bacterium encodes:
- a CDS encoding DUF374 domain-containing protein, with the protein MKYTVQNAPFPIKQLNWLYGFGVGGLWFSLTLIARLTQRIEYIGTENLASSPNHIYCFWHENLPIHFAVNTRIKQPQIWLQHPMLFMKPIHMTAKWMGVKELAYGSSGNKGKAALNRVMSQLENGYSTMINPDGPAGPPKKLKPGVLIMAKETGVPIIPITMDASFKWVLNTWDRKNFPYPFSKITVRYHAPIYIQGDFTDGDIKKLEATLSLPIA; encoded by the coding sequence ATGAAATACACCGTTCAAAACGCACCCTTTCCTATCAAGCAACTTAATTGGCTGTATGGTTTTGGGGTCGGTGGACTATGGTTTTCGCTTACGCTCATCGCGCGTTTAACGCAGCGTATTGAATACATTGGAACCGAGAACTTGGCTTCGAGCCCAAATCATATCTATTGCTTTTGGCACGAGAACCTGCCTATTCACTTTGCTGTGAATACACGGATAAAACAACCGCAGATATGGCTGCAACATCCCATGCTGTTCATGAAGCCCATACACATGACGGCCAAATGGATGGGCGTAAAGGAGCTGGCCTATGGCTCTAGCGGCAATAAAGGGAAAGCAGCTTTGAATAGAGTGATGAGCCAACTTGAAAATGGCTACAGCACCATGATAAACCCCGATGGACCGGCAGGGCCACCCAAAAAATTGAAACCGGGAGTGCTCATCATGGCCAAAGAAACGGGCGTTCCCATCATCCCCATTACCATGGACGCATCATTCAAATGGGTACTGAACACCTGGGATAGAAAGAATTTCCCCTACCCATTTTCGAAAATCACTGTGCGCTACCATGCACCCATTTACATCCAAGGAGACTTTACGGATGGCGACATCAAGAAGCTGGAAGCCACGCTTTCGTTGCC